A single window of Aspergillus oryzae RIB40 DNA, chromosome 8 DNA harbors:
- a CDS encoding uncharacterized protein (HAMP domain) gives MAAVETAFRTAAAGLESAISTRIHDTHPFQPLGSPAEEVYSLLFRLPGEPSDAKAAFEKQLQAFIGHIQFLQNGALEGDISPPHSDNGYLPHSTLCGQHTEMILSPKPRKRKFACHQVDHTPEYGFANDDHYSLVKRALDEQKDEIKLPREVVSSLFRELLRHRAANKHPDHEVDLRKHQQMNKAFQTALQEIAKVITKVANGDLSTKVPIHPLEMDSDIITFKVTMNAMLDQLRVFASEVSRVAWEVGTEGILGGQAQVSGMHGVWREVTDNVNTMALNLTNQVREIAVVTTAVAHGDLSQKIERPAKGEIFLLQNTFNTMVDQLRTFATEVIRVARDVGIEGVLGGQARVYGTQGMWNELTTNVNAMANNLTMQVRDIATVTTAVANGDLTQKVRADCKGEILALKNIINSMVDQLRQFAQEVTKIAREVGTDGVLGGQATVHGVEGVWKDLTESVNRMAMNLTNQVREIADVTTAVARGDLSKRITANVNGEILNLKDTINGMVGQLNQFASEVCKVAREVGVDGTLGGQAVVANVEGEWKALTDNVNMMADNLTSQVRAFGQITNAATDGDFSKLITVSASGEMDELKQKINKMISNLRDSIQRNTAAREAAELANQSKSEFLANMSHEIRTPMNGIIGMTQLALDTDDLPPPTREMLNVVHNLGNSLLVIIDDILDISKIEANHMKIESVPFSLGQTVFKALKILAVEASERSLHLTYHINNSVRDCVIGDAFRLRQIILNLIGNAIKFTETGQIQLTIKEAVPRCHPDKYLLEFSVSDTGIGIDKSKLDLIFDKFQQADGSMTRKFGGTGLGLSISKKLVNLMGGDIWVTSAVGVGSTFHFTCAFTSLDPPVKDITKYVIPYKGCRVLFVEKISGHCNEDGKGIQQTLQQMGLHVDVVRLEDGAAPTETAAQHGKDLRRQYDVLIAPTMDSVSQLRNFDRFKTLPAVLVCPVVSVAMKSALDLGITSYVTTPCRPIELVNGILPALEGRPSRRSAEETRPLAILLAEDNEVNQKVALKVMQRYHHNVTVVSNGQEALDEFRHKQYDVILMDVQMPVMGGFESTLRIRDYERLHSLPHTPIIALTAHAMFGDREKCISAGMDDYLPKPLNQTQMMEMIHKHATLRDVLC, from the exons ATGGCAGCGGTTGAGACAGCCTTCAGGACTGCGGCTGCCGGTTTAGAATCTGCCATATCAACTAGAATTCATGACActcatccttttcaaccGTTGGGCTCCCCGGCGGAGGAAGTGTACAGTTTGCTCTTTCGGTTACCAGGAGAGCCAAGCGATGCAAAGGCAGCCTTCGAGAAACAGCTGCAGGCCTTCATAGGCCATATACAGTTTCTCCAAAATGGTGCTCTGGAGGGTGACATATCGCCACCTCATTCAGACAATGGATATTTACCACATTCTACTCTGTGCGGGCAGCATACTGAGATGATTCTAAGTCCTAAGCCCCGAAAGCGGAAGTTTGCATG TCACCAAGTCGATCATACCCCTGAGTATGGGTTCGCGAACGATGATCACTATTCTCTGGTTAAACGCGCTCTTGATGAGCAGAAAGACGAAATCAAGCTGCCACGGGAAGTCGTTTCGAGCCTCTTTCGTGAACTGCTACGTCACCGCGCAGCAAACAAGCATCCCGATCACGAGGTAGACCTTCGGAAACATCAGCAGATGAACAAAGCGTTTCAAACAGCCTTGCAAGAGATTGCAAAAGTCATCACCAAAGTTGCCAACGGAGACCTATCTACTAAAGTCCCGATTCACCCGTTGGAGATGGACTCGGATATCATCACTTTCAAGGTCACAATGAATGCCATGCTTGACCAGCTGCGAGTTTTCGCCAGTGAGGTCTCAAGAGTGGCGTGGGAGGTGGGAACTGAGGGCATTCTCGGCGGCCAAGCTCAAGTATCTGGGATGCACGGCGTATGGAGAGAAGTGACCGACAATGTTAACACCATGGCGCTGAACCTGACTAACCAGGTCCGGGAGATTGCAGTGGTCACCACGGCGGTGGCCCACGGGGACTTGAGCCAAAAGATCGAACGCCCTGCCAAGGGTGAGATTTTCCTGTTACAGAATACTTTCAACACTATGGTAGACCAGCTCCGTACATTTGCCACCGAAGTCATTCGTGTCGCCCGAGATGTGGGTATTGAAGGGGTTCTTGGTGGGCAAGCGCGAGTATATGGTACTCAGGGAATGTGGAATGAACTTACGACTAACGTTAATGCCATGGCCAACAACCTGACCATGCAGGTCAGGGACATTGCAACTGTGACTACTGCCGTCGCCAATGGTGATCTAACTCAGAAGGTCCGGGCAGACTGCAAGGGAGAGATACTGGCTCTAAAGAATATTATTAACTCGATGGTTGACCAGCTCCGCCAGTTCGCCCAGGAGGTGACAAAGATCGCCAGAGAGGTGGGAACAGATGGTGTTTTAGGAGGCCAGGCGACTGTCCACGGAGTCGAGGGTGTCTGGAAGGACCTAACTGAAAGTGTTAACAGGATGGCAATGAATCTTACAAACCAAGTCAGAGAGATTGCGGATGTGACCACAGCTGTAGCTCGTGGTGACCTCAGCAAACGCATCACTGCCAACGTGAACGGTGAAATCTTAAACCTCAAGGATACCATCAACGGGATGGTCGGTCAGCTGAACCAGTTTGCGTCTGAAGTTTGCAAAGTTGCGCGTGAGGTTGGTGTCGATGGAACTCTAGGTGGTCAGGCTGTCGTTGCCAACGTCGAGGGAGAGTGGAAAGCCCTGACAGACAACGTCAATATGATGGCAGACAATCTGACCTCGCAGGTCCGGGCCTTTGGACAAATCACCAATGCAGCCACTGATGGTGACTTTAGCAAACTGATCACCGTCAGCGCGTCCGGCGAAATGGACGAGCTAAAGCaaaaaatcaataaaatgaTCTCTAATCTACGTGACAGTATACAGAGGAATACTGCAGCTCGAGAGGCGGCCGAGCTGGCCAACCAGAGTAAATCAGAGTTCTTAGCCAATATGAGCCATGAGATTCGGACGCCCATGAATGGTATTATTGGTATGACTCAACTGGCCCTTGATACCGACGACTTGCCTCCCCCAACTCGGGAGATGTTGAACGTGGTCCATAACCTGGGAAATAGCCTGTTGGTGATTATTGATGATATTCTCGACATTTCAAAAATTGAAGCGAATCATATGAAGATCGAGTCTGTTCCGTTCAGCTTGGGACAGACAGTTTTTAAGGCCCTAAAAATCCTTGCAGTCGAAGCGAGCGAGAGAAGCCTCCATCTTACATACCACATCAACAACTCGGTGCGAGACTGTGTGATCGGAGATGCCTTTCGTCTAAGACAGATCATTCTGAACCTCATCGGGAATGCGATAAAATTCACGGAGACGGGCCAAATACAGCTTACGATCAAGGAGGCGGTACCAAGGTGCCATCCGGACAAGTACCTGCTCGAGTTCTCGGTCTCAGATACTGGAATTGGCATTGACAAGAGCAAGTTGGATTTGATATTCGACAAGTTTCAGCAGGCTGATGGCTCCATGACAAGGAAGTTCGGTGGCACTGGTTTGGGCTTGTCAATATCGAAGAAACTGGTCAACCTCATGGGAGGAGATATTTGGGTCACCTCAGCCGTAGGTGTTGGGAGCACTTTCCACTTCACCTGTGCATTTACCTCCTTAGATCCGCCTGTCAAGGACATTACCAAATATGTTATACCATACAAGGGCTGTCGAGTCTTGTTTGTCGAGAAGATTAGTGGTCATTGCAATGAGGACGGAAAAGGAATCCAACAGACACTGCAACAAATGGGCCTTCACGTGGATGTCGTGAGGCTTGAGGATGGAGCTGCACCGACAGAAACCGCGGCTCAGCACGGCAAAGACCTTCGTCGGCAATACGACGTCTTGATCGCTCCAACAATGGATTCTGTATCGCAGCTACGAAATTTCGACCGGTTCAAGACTCTCCCCGCCGTGCTAGTGTGTCCCGTGGTGTCAGTGGCCATGAAATCCGCTTTGGATCTGGGTATCACATCCTATGTGACCACACCCTGTCGTCCGATCGAATTAGTCAACGGTATTCTTCCCGCCCTGGAAGGTCGCCCTTCTCGCCGTTCCGCGGAGGAAACGCGTCCTTTGGCTATCCTCCTTGCCGAGGATAATGAGGTCAATCAGAAGGTAGCTCTCAAAGTAATGCAGAGGTATCACCACAACGTGACAGTCGTCTCGAACGGACAAGAGGCCCTTGATGAGTTTCGCCACAAGCAGTACGACGTAATATTGATGGACGTTCAAATGCCAGTCATGGGTGGGTTTGAATCGACCCTTAGAATCCGAGATTACGAGAGGCTTCATTCGCTTCCACACACCCCAATCATCGCCCTCACGGCTCACGCTATGTTCGGTGATCGGGAAAAGTGTATATCGGCGGGAATGGATGATTACCTTCCTAAGCCGCTCAACCAGAcgcagatgatggagatgatccACAAACATGCCACCCTTCGGGATGTTCTATGTTGA
- a CDS encoding uncharacterized protein (predicted protein), with product MMGAAVALQVLLAPQLVSIDQASSQQTAVSVKASIQNPSNEPVTMLKWGTPFDPKAGILGVFQVQDETDGQAVPLDTIKFSRKLPPAADDLLEIAPESTVDTVVTLPPMPLQSGHDFSIRAQGRWHAVWETPTQTGAISSRTPFSSKSNKQC from the exons ATGATGGGCGCAGCTGTAGCTCTCCAAGTCCTTCTCGCCCCGCAGCTGGTCTCGATCGACCAAGCATCGTCCCAGCAGACGGCTGTGTCTGTCAAAGCGTCTATCCAAAATCCCTCCAATGAGCCGGTGACGATGCTCAAATGGGGTACCCCTTTTGACCCAAAAGCCGGCATCCTGGGGGTTTTCCAAGTGCAGGATGAGACAGATGGTCAGGCTGTCCCCCTTGACACCATCAAGTTCTCCCGCAAGCTTCCTCCCGCCGCGGATGACTTGCTCGAAATCGCCCCAGAGAGCACGGTTGACACCGTTGTCACTCTTCCACCTATGCCTCTCCAGTCAGGTCATGACTTCTCAATCCGTGCCCAGGGAAGGTGGCATGCAGTGTGGGAAACTCCT ACGCAAACCGGGGCGATTTCGAGTCGAACACCGTTCAGTTCAAAATCGAATAAGCAATGTTGA
- a CDS encoding beta-xylosidase (beta-xylosidase), translated as MTPLPKVSTLLALILPITAIKNPILPGWNPDPSILHLNNEYYLTTSSFEYFPGLPIYKSTDLTNWTLHSHALTRPSQLALYGTPTGGGKTTPHPSPTHNTNPDPKNKGTWAPTLSYINNTFYIATMTRWTYDPVAKVWPRITWISSPDLETWSDPIWAEPWGIDPSLFQDPVSGDVYLNLMAPDSKETGIWGIYQCQVDLGTGKCIDEYRSLWNGTMLHDVSARPEGPKMFVRGEWYYLLIAEGILPFPISLKYV; from the coding sequence ATGACCCCCCTACCCAAAGTATCCACCCTCCTagccctcatcctccccatAACCGCAATCAAAAACCCAATCCTCCCAGGCTGGAACCCCGACCCCTCCATCCTGCACCTCAACAACGAATACTACctcacaacctcctccttcgaATATTTCCCTGGTCTCCCAATCTACAAATCCACAGACCTAACCAACTGGACCCTCCACTCCCATGCCCTAACAAGACCATCCCAATTAGCCCTCTACGGAACTCCAACCGGCGGCGGTAAGACTACACCACATCCCTCCCCAACACATAATACTAACCCAGATcccaaaaacaaaggaacATGGGCCCCAACCCTCTCCTACATAAACAACACCTTCTACATAGCCACCATGACCCGGTGGACCTACGACCCAGTCGCAAAAGTCTGGCCCCGGATAACCTGGATCTCATCCCCCGATTTAGAAACCTGGAGTGACCCCATCTGGGCCGAGCCATGGGGCATCGACCCGTCTCTTTTCCAGGACCCTGTTTCCGGTGACGTCTATTTGAACCTCATGGCGCCGGATAGCAAGGAAACTGGGATCTGGGGCATTTATCAATGTCAGGTGGACCTTGGAACTGGGAAATGTATAGATGAGTATCGGTCCCTGTGGAACGGGACGATGTTACATGATGTCAGTGCTAGACCGGAGGGTCCGAAGATGTTTGTGAGGGGGGAGTGGTATTATCTGCTTATTGCTGAGggtattcttcctttccctaTTTCTTTGAAATATGTTTAG
- a CDS encoding uncharacterized protein (predicted protein), translating into MRVTTLSTALFALASTAVSAPTAGSSSPGLEVKLTQIDNTRVKAVVKNTGSEEVSFVHLNFFKDAGPVKKVSIYRGQDEVQFEGIKRRLRSSGITKEAVTSLGAGETLEDEFDIASTSDLASGGPVSIRSHGFVPIVVDGKITGYIPYKSNDLTVNVDGGKAAKVTKALSQLTRRTEVTDCKGDAESSLTTALSNAAKLANQAAEAAESGDESKFEEYFKTTDQQTRTTVAERLRAVAKEAGSTSGGSTTYHCNDPYGYCEPNVLAYTLPSKNEIANCDIYYSELPPLAQKCHAQDQATTTLHEFTHAPGVYQPGTEDLGYGYDAATQLSAQDALNNADSYALYANAIELKC; encoded by the exons ATGCGTGTCACTACTCTCTCCACTGCGCTCTTCGCGTTGGCTTCCACCGCTGTGTCAGCGCCAACCGCTGGGAGCTCTTCTCCTGGTCTTGAGGTCAAGCTGACCCAGATTGACAACACTCGTGTGAAGGCGGTTGTCAAGAACACCGGCAGTGAGGAAGTGTCCTTCGTCCACCTGAACTTCTTCAAGGACGCTGGCCCTGTCAAGAAGGTTTCCATCTACCGCGGCC AGGATGAGGTCCAGTTCGAGGGTATCAAGCGCCGCTTGAGGAGCAGTGGCATCACCAAGGAGGCTGTCACTTCTCTCGGTGCCGGAGAGACCCTGGAGGATGAGTTCGATATCGCCTCCACCAGCGACCTGGCAAGCGGCGGTCCCGTTTCCATCCGCAGCCACGGATTCGTCCCCATTGTCGTGGACGGCAAGATCACCGGCTACATCCCCTACAAGTCCAACGACCTGACCGTCAATGTTGACGGCGGTAAGGCCGCCAAGGTCACCAAGGCGCTGTCGCAGCTCACCCGCCGCACCGAGGTCACCGACTGCAAGGGTGACGCCGAGTCCTCGTTGACCACTGCCCTTTCCAACGCTGCCAAGCTGGCCAACCAGGCTGCCGAAGCCGCCGAATCCGGCGACGAGTCCAAGTTCGAGGAGTACTTCAAGACCACCGACCAGCAGACCCGCACGACCGTTGCTGAGCGTCTGCGCGCTGTCGCTAAGGAAGCCGGCTCTACCTCCGGTGGCTCTACCACGTACCACTGCAACGACCCCTACGGCTACTGTGAGCCTAACGTTCTGGCCTACACCCTGCCCTCGAAGAACGAGATCGCCAACTGCGACATCTACTACTCTGAGCTTCCTCCCTTGGCTCAGAAGTGCCACGCCCAGGACCAGGCCACCACCACTCTTCACGAGTTCACTCACGCCCCTGGCGTCTACCAGCCTGGTACTGAGGACTTGGGCTACGGCTATGATGCCGCTACTCAGCTGAGTGCCCAGGATGCGTTGAACAACGCTGATTCCTATGCCTTGTATGCCAATG CTATCGAGCTCAAGTGCTAA
- a CDS encoding uncharacterized protein (predicted protein), with translation MPNGPLYINKLIHKKAQPYSHPTPTTSPQLKPPKPIPKMSNPPTITILPASPEDAPTLTRIHGDAFQNSTLLDLMFGPPTDENLKGFTAQLAELIANDKTARFTKAVDNDTNKIVGWSWWNIFPDHKSRLEGSEAFAKDHTDPPESAISPEAYREYFRGVEERREKWVGGRAVICEFLSDVFPLDCPCLLKFLRVLVVLPEYQRKGVGAKLMTKGLEEATALNLPVWLESSEEGYALYKKLGFKDLNDSIVMDLTKYGESGIATTACMLLENGNP, from the exons ATGCCTAATGGGCCACTTTACATAAATAAACTCATTCATAAGAAAGCCCAACCATATTCACATCCGACTCCCACAACCTCCCCTCAACTAAAACCCCCAAAACCCATACCCAAAATgtccaatccaccaacaatCACCATCCTCCCCGCCTCCCCCGAAGATGCACCAACACTAACCCGCATCCACGGCGATGCATTCCAAAACTCCACACTCCTCGACCTCATGTTCGGTCCACCAACAGATGAGAACCTAAAAGGGTTCACGGCCCAGCTCGCAGAACTCATCGCAAACGATAAAACAGCCAGATTCACCAAAGCCGTCGACAACGACACGAATAAGATTGTGggctggagctggtggaaTATCTTCCCCGATCATAAGTCGCGCTTGGAAGGCTCAGAAGCTTTCGCGAAAGATCATACTGACCCGCCTGAATCTGCGATTAGTCCTGAGGCATATAGGGAATATTTCCGGGGGGTGGAAGAGAGACGGGAGAAGTGGGTTGGGGGGAGGGCTGTTATTTGTGAGTTTCTTTCTGATGTATTTCCTTTGGATTGTCCTTGTTTATTGAAGT TTCTCAGAGTCCTTGTTGTTCTCCCTGAGTATCAGAGGAAGGGTGTCGGTGCGAAACTTATGACAAAGGGCCTGGAAGAGGCAACGGCTCTTAACCTTCCGGTCTGGCTGGAATCTTCAGAAGAGGGATATGCTTTGTACAAGAAGCTGGGGTTCAAGGATCTTAACGATAGCATTGTCATGGACTTGACTAAATACGGAGAGTCGGGTATCGCGACTACGGCGTGTATGCTATTGGAGAATGGCAACCCTTGA
- a CDS encoding uncharacterized protein (non-ribosomal peptide synthetase modules and related proteins) → MEPPHEPGLSGLLSRQFKRFATSVAIRDDECHLSYAQLHAKALNLVYQIRCLQVQPEVPIGILSPRGINHVVSQIAVIYAGATCVPLDVNHPVQYLANLLRNLDISILLTDKANSHRLEAHGFSQIVVDHRSMLTLVCEELGYDVIDLQPSQYRSHIFHTSGSTGRPKPVQVLARGIINYCLNETFVPVHEGQQFGHLSNVTFDVSIMETLGSFLRGATAVVLDRDTVLDPARLVKRIREDKIDVLWQTPALLATTINAYPQAYITVDTLLTGGEVVTAQLARKVLIYGPPKRLLNLYGPTECTMFSTFHNISMDDVERGNISIGKPMDGYEVIVVNDNLDVLLHGEVGELVIGGKGVAGGYLSESKKPGNAFIQLGHFCPNQQVYRTGDLGRWNSAGLLEFVGRRDNQVKIRGHRIELEAVEAILMATGLVSAAAAVKIDVDSNSDAESILLACVVPISEDTNPLTIRQAYTKNAPYLMLPRLEVVGHLPLTNTHKIDRRKLVEQYSERIGQKRTSPLHEPLSPIQQIVADVFGSQMGPEDNFFVMGGSSLHAARLVSRVKEDLGVQLRIAMVYEHPTQLELVNLIESLRKGEVWTDKNETLWQPDLNLGKDMRPIPGDIVDWTTQSEGRVFLTRVTGFIGIFLLKELLLRSNVQRVACLVRATDELEAVKRILKALDLYGLRPSHMEKIWAIPGDFSKENLGLGGEVYDYFAEWASIIFHLGARVNWIEPYEAHRQANVLGLLNMIQFANTKRPKAIHYVSSTSVYGPTGLLTGATYIPEDENPEFHLAALKYDTGYTQSKSVAEVIAWNAIANGLAVTIHRPGFVLGHSETGIGNSEDFFSRVVPSCVGMGCYPALSEHRDAFVSVDFVVLALLHIASSEKFFGRAYNLVEPHGDAMISLSEIFEGISAALPACSLIEVPYGDWVGKCQSRTYAKTQHPLKPLMPMLEETVLDNKTRWELQARMPVVGTESLRNALRASPNLLCFPTIRTLLPKYIRHWLEMAQGVTYNKKPLENGQCSPEMKERRSNYIENIGRQGQMGLDL, encoded by the exons ATGGAACCCCCGCATGAGCCTGGGCTTTCTGGGCTTCTATCGAGACAATTTAAGCGATTTGCAACCTCGGTGGCTATTAGAGACGATGAGTGCCATCTTTCGTATGCTCAGCTTCATGCAAAAGCGTTGAACCTGGTTTATCAGATCCGATGTTTACAAGTGCAGCCCGAAGTTCCGATTGGGATCCTCTCACCGCGAGGTATAAATCATGTTGTGTCGCAGATCGCTGTCATATATGCTGGGGCGACGTGTGTTCCGTTAGACGTGAACCATCCTGTGCAGTACTTGGCTAATCTATTGAGGAATCTCGATATCTCCATTCTATTGACCGACAAAGCCAATTCGCACCGACTGGAAGCCCACGGATTTAGTCAAATTGTGGTGGACCACAGGTCGATGCTCACCTTAGTATGTGAGGAGCTCGGGTATGATGTGATTGATCTACAGCCATCGCAATATCGATCACATATCTTCCATACGTCTGGTTCAACGGGTCGTCCAAAGCCTGTACAGGTGCTCGCCAGAGGAATCATCAACTACTGCCTCAATGAAACGTTTGTTCCGGTCCATGAGGGCCAGCAATTTGGCCACCTTAGTAATGTCACGTTTGATGTGTCTATCATGGAGACACTGGGATCGTTTCTCCGCGGTGCTACGGCAGTAGTGCTAGATCGTGACACGGTGCTTGATCCCGCTAGGTTGGTGAAACGTATACGGGAAGATAAGATCGATGTACTCTGGCAGACTCCAGCGCTATTGGCTACAACGATAAATGCCTACCCACAAGCATACATAACAGTTGACACGCTTCTTACCGGTGGAGAGGTGGTAACGGCTCAACTGGCGCGAAAGGTCTTAATATATGGCCCACCGAAGCGGCTGTTAAATCTTTACGGCCCCACAGAGTGTACTATGTTCTCAACATTCCATAACATCTCAATGGACGATGTGGAAAGGGGTAATATTTCTATCGGGAAGCCGATGGACGGATACGAGGTCATAGTAGTGAATGACAACCTCGACGTCTTACTGCATGGAGAAGTTGGGGAATTGGTAATCGGTGGTAAAGGAGTCGCAGGAGGATATCTCAGCGAGTCCAAAAAGCCCGGTAATGCATTTATCCAGCTAGGGCACTTTTGTCCCAATCAACAGGTGTATCGAACAGGAGATCTTGGACGGTGGAATTCAGCTGGGCTGCTCGAATTTGTGGGTCGACGTGACAACCAAGTCAAGATACGAGGTCATCGTATCGAGCTTGAAGCAGTCGAGGCCATCCTGATGGCGACAGGGTTAGTTTCGGCGGCAGCAGCCGTAAAGATAGACGTAGATAGTAACAGTGACGCCGAGTCGATTTTGCTAGCGTGCGTGGTACCCATTTCCGAGGATACGAATCCATTGACCATCAGGCAGGCCTACACCAAGAATGCACCTTATCTCATGCTGCCGCGTTTGGAAGTAGTAGGCCATTTGCCTCTAACAAATACCCATAAGATCGATCGTCGGAAGTTGGTTGAGCAATACTCCGAGAGGATAGGGCAAAAAAGAACATCACCATTGCATGAGCCACTATCGCCGATTCAGCAAATTGTGGCGGATGTATTTGGATCGCAGATGGGACCAGAAGACAACTTCTTTGTAATGGGCGGGTCCTCATTGCATGCAGCCCGCCTGGTATCTCGCGTGAAGGAGGATCTCGGTGTCCAGCTACGGATCGCGATGGTATATGAACACCCAACTCAACTAGAACTCGTCAATCTTATCGAGTCGCTGCGAAAGGGTGAGGTGTGGACAGACAAGAATGAGACTCTTTGGCAGCCAGACCTGAATCTCGGGAAAGACATGCGGCCAATACCTGGCGATATAGTGGACTGGACGACGCAAAGCGAAGGGCGCGTTTTCCTCACCAGAGTAACGGGGttcatcggcatcttccTACTAAAGGAGCTGCTCCTTCGGTCAAATGTTCAGCGAGTGGCATGCTTGGTACGTGCTACAGACGAGCTGGAAGCCGTCAAGCGCATCCTCAAGGCATTAGATCTGTATGGGCTCCGACCTTCTCACATGGAAAAGATCTGGGCCATTCCAGGAGACTTTTCTAAGGAAAATTTAGGTCTCGGTGGCGAAGTGTATGATTATTTTGCAGAGTGGGcgagcatcatcttccacctAGGAGCACGCGTGAACTGGATCGAGCCCTACGAAGCTCACCGTCAAGCGAATGTCCTAGGACTGTTGAACATGATTCAATTCGCAAACACAAAGCGTCCAAAGGCTATCCATTATGTTTCAAGCACCTCTGTATATGGTCCCACAGGGCTTTTGACTGGGGCGACGTACATCCCGGAAGATGAAAATCCAGAATTCCATCTCGCAGCTTTGAAGTACGACACCGGATATACGCAAAGTAAATCCGTTGCCGAAGTTATTGCGTGGAATGCGATCGCCAACGGTCTAGCCGTGACCATCCACCGTCCTGGTTTTGTCCTTGGTCACAGCGAAACAGGGATTGGGAATTCCGAGGATTTCTTCAGTCGCGTAGTCCCTAGTTGTGTGGGCATGGGTTGTTATCCTGCACTCTCCGAGCACCGCGATGCCTTCGTGTCAGTAGACTTTGTTGTGTTAGCGCTGTTACACATCGCATCATCGGAGAAGTTCTTCGGTCGAGCTTACAACCTTGTCGAGCCTCACGGGGATGCCATGATTTCCCTCTCAGAGATTTTCGAGGGCATAAGCGCAGCCCTTCCAGCATGCTCCTTGATCGAGGTTCCATACGGAGATTGGGTGGGAAAATGCCAGTCTCGAACTTATGCAAAGACTCAGCATCCCTTGAAGCCACTCATGCCCATGTTGGAAGAAACCGTCCTGGACAACAAGACACGTTGGGAACTGCAGGCGAGAATGCCAGTCGTCGGTACGGAGAGCCTGCGGAATGCCCTCAGGGCGAGTCCCAatctcctttgctttccGACGATACGGACCCTTTTACCCAAGTATATTCGACACTGGCTTGAGATGGCG CAAGGGGTAACGTACAATAAGAAACCCCTCGAAAACGGTCAGTGCTCACcggaaatgaaggaaagacgCTCTAACTACATTGAGAACATTGGAAGACAAGGCCAAATGGGTCTAGACCTTTAA